One part of the [Pantoea] beijingensis genome encodes these proteins:
- a CDS encoding lysylphosphatidylglycerol synthase domain-containing protein, which translates to MSKTHPQWKTAKRVLTWLFFIAVIVLLVVYAKKVDWSDVYSVIIHYNRTAILSAVALVVVSYMTYGVYDLIGRAYCGHKLAKRQVMMVSFICYAFNLTLSTWVGGVAMRYRLYSRLGLSGSTITRIFSLSIATNWLGYILLAGVVFSAGMVPIPRGWFIGEGTLKIIGSVLLASVVAYLALCAFSKRRRWTIKGQKLALPSLGMALFQFAVSCANWMVMGTIIWLLLAQQVDYPIVLGVLLISSIAGVIIHIPAGIGVLEAVFLALLSGQHASHGTIIAALLAYRVLYFIAPLLLALVLYLWLEGRASALREKNALQQRNSD; encoded by the coding sequence ATGTCAAAAACACATCCGCAATGGAAAACCGCGAAAAGGGTCCTGACCTGGCTATTTTTTATCGCCGTTATCGTGCTGCTGGTGGTGTATGCAAAAAAAGTTGACTGGTCCGATGTTTACAGCGTCATTATCCACTATAACCGCACGGCCATTCTGAGTGCCGTCGCGTTGGTGGTAGTGAGCTACATGACCTACGGGGTTTACGATCTGATCGGTCGCGCCTACTGCGGGCATAAACTGGCAAAACGGCAGGTAATGATGGTTTCTTTTATCTGCTATGCCTTTAACCTTACGCTCAGCACTTGGGTAGGCGGCGTCGCCATGCGCTACCGGCTCTATTCGCGTTTGGGCCTGTCAGGCAGCACTATCACGCGGATCTTTTCGCTCAGCATTGCTACCAACTGGCTGGGTTATATTTTACTGGCTGGCGTGGTGTTCAGCGCGGGGATGGTGCCGATCCCACGCGGCTGGTTTATTGGCGAAGGCACACTGAAGATTATCGGTAGCGTCCTGCTGGCCAGTGTAGTGGCTTACCTCGCGCTTTGTGCTTTTTCAAAACGCCGCCGCTGGACCATAAAGGGGCAGAAACTGGCTTTACCATCATTGGGAATGGCGCTGTTTCAATTCGCCGTTTCCTGCGCGAACTGGATGGTTATGGGCACAATTATTTGGCTGCTCCTCGCGCAGCAAGTGGATTATCCCATCGTGCTTGGTGTGCTACTGATTAGTAGCATTGCTGGCGTGATTATCCATATTCCTGCCGGAATTGGCGTGCTGGAAGCCGTTTTTCTTGCCTTACTGAGTGGCCAACACGCTTCACATGGAACGATTATCGCAGCGTTGCTCGCCTATCGCGTACTCTATTTTATTGCACCGCTGTTGCTGGCCCTGGTGCTCTATTTATGGCTGGAAGGGCGAGCCAGCGCCCTGCGCGAAAAAAATGCGCTGCAACAGCGCAATAGTGACTAA
- a CDS encoding Bax inhibitor-1/YccA family protein, whose translation MDRYPRSTDSVVQHARAGLQTYMAQVYGWMTCGLLLTAFVSWYAANTPAVMEMVFSNRITFFGLIIVQLGLVVALSAMVHKLSGAVATGLFMLYSALTGLTMASIFLVYTYSSIASTFFITAGMFGAMSFWGYTTKRDLSGMGSMLFMGLIGIVLASLVNIWLKSPALMWAITYIGVVVFVGLTAYDTQKLKNIGEGINPDDKENMRRFSIMGALTLYLDFINLFLMLLRIFGNRR comes from the coding sequence ATGGATCGATATCCCCGTTCTACCGATTCTGTTGTCCAGCACGCCCGTGCTGGGCTGCAAACTTATATGGCGCAGGTGTATGGTTGGATGACCTGCGGCTTGCTGTTAACCGCCTTTGTCTCCTGGTATGCCGCCAACACACCGGCGGTAATGGAGATGGTTTTCTCTAATCGCATTACATTTTTTGGATTGATCATCGTACAACTCGGACTGGTCGTTGCACTGTCAGCGATGGTACACAAACTGAGTGGTGCGGTAGCGACCGGGTTGTTTATGCTCTATTCGGCGCTAACGGGCTTAACCATGGCCAGTATTTTCCTCGTTTACACGTATTCATCCATTGCCAGCACCTTCTTTATTACTGCCGGGATGTTTGGGGCGATGAGCTTCTGGGGTTACACCACCAAACGCGATCTCAGTGGTATGGGTAGTATGCTGTTTATGGGATTGATAGGGATTGTGCTGGCATCGCTGGTAAACATTTGGCTGAAAAGTCCGGCATTAATGTGGGCCATAACCTATATTGGCGTTGTGGTATTTGTGGGGCTGACGGCATATGACACGCAAAAGCTGAAAAACATCGGCGAAGGAATTAATCCCGATGATAAAGAGAATATGCGTCGCTTTTCGATTATGGGCGCGTTGACCTTATACCTTGATTTCATCAACCTGTTCCTGATGTTGCTGCGGATTTTTGGCAACCGCCGTTAA
- a CDS encoding DUF1615 family protein: MPSLSPLRHFSLLTLLILAGCSSEQRNNTPPSNPETVKAQIVKLIPTKVSNKSAWAADMDTAFRTQNIEPSKSHICSVIAVTDQESTFSADSAVPGLPKIAWSEINRRAATLHIPAFLVRTALLIKSPDGKRYADRLDNVRTEKELSAIFDDFIDMVPMGQTLFGNLNPIHTGGPMQVSIAFAEAHASGYPWPIDGSIRREVFSRRGGIYFGTMHLLGYPANYSQPLYRFADFNAGRYASRNAAFQAAISRLSGVQLALDGDLIIYGSDHAGATELAVRTLSKRLDISDRAIRRALEKGDSLAFEKTELYQQVFTQADKMAGKRVTREMLPGIKLESPKITRNLTTAWFAQRVNERYQACMAR; encoded by the coding sequence ATGCCATCACTTTCTCCTCTGCGTCACTTTTCCCTGCTGACGCTGCTTATTTTGGCTGGATGTAGCAGTGAGCAACGGAACAACACTCCACCGAGCAATCCGGAAACGGTCAAAGCGCAAATTGTGAAACTGATACCGACGAAGGTCAGCAATAAATCGGCCTGGGCGGCGGATATGGATACGGCTTTTCGTACCCAGAACATTGAGCCCAGTAAGAGTCATATCTGTTCAGTGATCGCGGTTACCGATCAAGAATCGACTTTTAGCGCCGACTCTGCCGTGCCAGGATTACCTAAAATAGCCTGGAGTGAAATCAACCGACGCGCGGCAACATTGCATATCCCAGCGTTTTTGGTCCGTACCGCATTGCTGATTAAATCGCCTGATGGTAAACGGTATGCTGACCGGCTTGATAATGTCAGAACCGAGAAAGAGTTAAGCGCTATTTTTGACGATTTCATTGATATGGTGCCAATGGGACAAACGCTTTTTGGCAATTTGAATCCTATCCATACCGGTGGTCCGATGCAGGTCAGTATTGCCTTCGCTGAAGCGCATGCCAGCGGCTACCCCTGGCCGATCGACGGGTCGATTCGTCGCGAGGTGTTTAGCCGGCGTGGAGGGATTTATTTCGGTACGATGCATTTATTAGGCTACCCGGCGAATTATTCACAACCATTATACCGCTTTGCTGATTTCAATGCTGGCAGGTATGCCAGCCGTAATGCAGCATTCCAGGCTGCAATTTCACGCCTCAGTGGTGTGCAACTGGCGCTGGATGGCGATTTAATTATTTATGGTTCAGATCACGCTGGCGCGACCGAGCTGGCAGTGCGTACGTTAAGCAAACGTCTGGATATCAGCGATCGCGCTATCCGCCGTGCCCTGGAAAAAGGCGATTCGCTGGCATTTGAGAAAACCGAGCTGTACCAGCAGGTTTTCACTCAGGCGGATAAAATGGCGGGTAAACGTGTTACGCGCGAAATGCTACCGGGCATAAAACTTGAAAGCCCTAAGATAACCCGTAATCTGACAACCGCGTGGTTTGCTCAGCGGGTAAATGAACGTTACCAGGCCTGTATGGCACGCTGA
- the moaE gene encoding molybdopterin synthase catalytic subunit MoaE, with protein METRIRVGHEKFSMGEEYQWLAACDEDGAVVTFTGKVRNHNLGDNVSALTLEHYPGMTEKALTDIVEAARQRWPLQRVTVIHRIGELFPGDEIVMVGVTGAHRSTAFAAAEFIMDYLKTRAPFWKREATPQGDRWVDSRDSDKQAAARWE; from the coding sequence ATGGAGACTCGGATTCGCGTTGGCCATGAAAAGTTCAGCATGGGTGAAGAGTATCAATGGCTGGCAGCCTGCGATGAAGATGGCGCGGTGGTGACTTTTACCGGCAAAGTGAGAAATCATAACCTGGGTGATAATGTCTCGGCATTAACGCTGGAACACTACCCTGGCATGACGGAAAAAGCGTTGACGGATATTGTTGAAGCAGCGCGTCAGCGTTGGCCGTTACAGCGCGTCACGGTCATTCATCGCATCGGGGAGCTGTTTCCGGGGGATGAAATCGTAATGGTTGGCGTGACGGGAGCTCATCGCAGTACGGCCTTTGCCGCTGCCGAATTTATCATGGATTACCTGAAAACGCGGGCACCGTTCTGGAAGCGTGAAGCCACACCGCAGGGCGATCGTTGGGTTGATTCCCGCGATAGCGATAAACAGGCCGCTGCGCGCTGGGAATAA
- the moaD gene encoding molybdopterin synthase sulfur carrier subunit has protein sequence MINVLFFAQVRELVGVDRLNVEAGVDSVEALRLMLIERGERWALALESGKLLSAVNQTLVPPHHPLTDGDEVAFFPPVTGG, from the coding sequence ATGATTAACGTACTGTTTTTTGCGCAGGTACGCGAACTGGTGGGAGTGGACAGGCTGAACGTCGAGGCTGGTGTCGATAGCGTGGAAGCCTTGCGCCTGATGTTAATCGAACGAGGCGAACGCTGGGCGCTGGCGCTGGAATCCGGCAAATTGCTATCGGCTGTGAATCAGACACTGGTACCACCGCATCACCCACTGACGGATGGCGATGAAGTCGCTTTTTTCCCGCCGGTCACCGGAGGTTAG
- the moaC gene encoding cyclic pyranopterin monophosphate synthase MoaC: MSQLTHINASGEAHMVDVSAKMETLREARAEAWVVMHPDTLRMILEGSHHKGDVFATARIAGIQAAKRTWELIPLCHPLMLSKVEIILTAEPEHHRVRIESRCCLTGKTGVEMEALTAASVAALTIYDMCKAVQKDIVIENVRLLSKSGGKSGDFQAVKYD, from the coding sequence ATGTCGCAATTAACCCATATCAATGCCTCTGGTGAGGCGCACATGGTGGATGTTTCTGCCAAGATGGAAACTCTGCGTGAAGCGCGAGCGGAAGCTTGGGTGGTGATGCATCCAGATACGCTTCGAATGATTCTGGAAGGTAGCCACCACAAAGGCGATGTTTTTGCAACCGCGCGCATTGCTGGTATTCAGGCCGCTAAGCGTACATGGGAACTGATCCCATTGTGCCATCCGCTGATGCTAAGCAAGGTAGAAATCATACTGACGGCTGAGCCGGAGCATCACCGGGTACGTATTGAATCCCGTTGCTGTTTAACCGGTAAAACCGGTGTCGAAATGGAAGCATTGACCGCCGCATCGGTTGCAGCGTTAACGATTTATGATATGTGCAAAGCCGTACAAAAGGACATTGTGATTGAAAACGTGCGCCTGTTAAGTAAAAGCGGCGGCAAATCAGGAGACTTTCAGGCGGTGAAATATGATTAA
- the moaB gene encoding molybdenum cofactor biosynthesis protein B, with the protein MGKADSEFISTAIAVLTVSDSRDASSDSSGDYLREAVIAAGHQVVDSAIVKDDRYRIRAAVSSWIASDDVQVILINGGTGFNNKNSTPEALLPLFDREIEGFGELFRMISYEEIGSATLQSRAVAGMANQTLIFAMPGSTGACQSAWERIIIDQLDARTRPCNFISHVKKP; encoded by the coding sequence ATGGGCAAAGCTGATTCAGAATTTATCTCTACGGCTATCGCCGTATTAACAGTATCGGACAGTCGCGATGCGTCAAGTGACAGCTCTGGCGATTATTTACGTGAGGCGGTTATCGCCGCCGGACATCAGGTGGTCGATAGCGCAATCGTTAAAGACGATCGCTACCGTATTCGTGCAGCGGTATCGAGTTGGATCGCCAGTGACGATGTGCAGGTTATTTTGATCAATGGCGGTACCGGATTTAATAACAAAAACAGTACGCCTGAAGCGTTGCTACCGCTATTCGATCGTGAAATCGAGGGTTTTGGCGAGCTGTTTCGAATGATCTCTTACGAAGAGATCGGCAGTGCGACCCTCCAGTCGCGGGCGGTTGCGGGTATGGCGAACCAGACGCTGATTTTTGCGATGCCGGGTTCTACCGGTGCCTGCCAGAGCGCCTGGGAACGTATCATTATCGATCAGCTTGATGCGCGCACTCGTCCTTGTAATTTCATCTCGCATGTAAAGAAACCATAG
- the moaA gene encoding GTP 3',8-cyclase MoaA, whose product MVPQFTDSFAREFYYLRLSITDVCNFRCTYCLPDGYQPQGVTNKSFLSLDEIGRVTRAFAASGTEKVRLTGGEPSLRRDFIDIIGTVRANPAIRQLAVTTNGYRLERDVAAWRAAGLTGLNVSIDSLDARQFHAITGQDKFYQVMRGIDAAFTAGFTQVKVNTVLMRNLNHNSLDTFLEWIRPRPIQLRFIELMETGDGGALFRQHHISGEVIRERLIAEGWQCRSRERSDGPAQVFHHPDYLGEIGLIMPYEKDFCASCNRLRVSATGNLHLCLFGEGGIALRDLLAADDQQQELQARITASLATKKQTHFLHQGNTGVTQNLSYIGG is encoded by the coding sequence CTGGTGCCACAATTTACAGATAGCTTCGCTCGCGAGTTTTATTACTTGCGCTTGTCGATCACTGATGTGTGCAATTTTCGTTGCACGTATTGCCTGCCTGATGGTTACCAGCCGCAGGGGGTAACCAACAAAAGCTTCCTTTCACTTGATGAAATCGGACGAGTCACCCGTGCCTTTGCAGCCTCCGGTACGGAGAAAGTGCGCCTAACCGGCGGAGAGCCGTCTCTACGTCGCGATTTTATCGATATCATCGGCACGGTGCGTGCAAACCCTGCCATCCGTCAACTCGCCGTCACGACCAATGGTTACCGTCTTGAGCGCGATGTTGCAGCATGGCGTGCTGCGGGTCTTACCGGACTGAACGTCAGTATTGATAGCCTTGATGCTCGTCAGTTTCACGCCATCACGGGTCAGGACAAATTTTATCAGGTTATGCGCGGTATTGATGCCGCGTTTACCGCGGGTTTTACGCAAGTGAAAGTGAACACGGTACTGATGCGTAACCTTAACCATAATAGTCTTGATACGTTCCTTGAATGGATACGCCCACGCCCGATTCAACTGCGTTTTATTGAATTAATGGAAACCGGCGACGGTGGAGCGCTATTTCGGCAGCACCATATTTCGGGAGAAGTGATCCGCGAACGTTTGATCGCTGAAGGTTGGCAGTGCCGGTCGCGCGAACGTAGCGATGGTCCGGCTCAGGTATTTCACCATCCTGATTATCTGGGAGAGATCGGTCTGATCATGCCCTACGAAAAAGATTTCTGCGCCAGTTGTAATCGCCTGCGGGTATCCGCAACGGGAAATCTGCATCTTTGTCTGTTTGGTGAAGGTGGGATTGCCCTGCGCGATCTGCTGGCGGCAGACGATCAGCAACAGGAGCTTCAGGCGCGAATTACCGCCAGCCTTGCGACCAAAAAGCAGACGCATTTCTTGCATCAGGGGAATACCGGCGTTACGCAAAACCTTTCCTATATCGGTGGCTAA